One window from the genome of Carassius carassius chromosome 15, fCarCar2.1, whole genome shotgun sequence encodes:
- the LOC132158467 gene encoding zinc finger protein 883-like, whose amino-acid sequence MNAKLLKKRKSPRKKKTKELTNCEKEPLPTNGDGIRTDTNETKTSNATRDCAMNTCPEVTQIKPEEGELEALGVLMVSSEQHQQHLQPHPPAFRAFVPKTEPDCFPLNPPSFQVKTEPGIFEVLQRESALIVKEENDSWNEVKLETLDENSVGDSCLEKNTASSSLIFPCPHCSVTFTDFTYLEKHLKWCHRSEYLAWVKKHKVYNCSKISSRMLSCSSCHYRFFSQRQLETHVRKAHLPTPKPIRKRYTCPQCDRSFDYIGNLKNHCHRCHGLATVCKDGQISCAKCGQSFAGVWGLGPHRCHEEEKKPKVGVEEPICRDRGYLCRDCGKNCSTLQCLTIHKRIHTGEKPCVCEDCGRGFHDMGSLRNHKVIHTGIRPYECPECGKAFARMAHLRCHLRTHTGERPYPCPQCGMSFSHRSTLLIHQQIHSKEKTFSCPDCGKMFSALRYMKVHQRVHNSERMLQCGECMKTFSREDVLKKHLRIHTGERPYQCNVCTKRFNRISHLKIHMRTHTGEKPYCCEQCGSSYAQSGDLTKHMRRHTGEKPFACSDCDRRFTNSGDLSKHRRSHTGHRPYKCTECGKSFLMPQHLKIHKLTHTGERPYSCPQCLRTFTRSHHLSQHMEKHNKDG is encoded by the exons ATGAACGCTAAATTgctgaagaaaagaaaatcacccagaaaaaagaaaaccaaagaaCTGACAAATTGTGAAAAAGAGCCATTGCCAACAAATGGTGATGGCATTAGGACTGAcacaaatgaaaccaaaacctctAATGCCACTCGGGACTGTGCTATGAACACCTGTCCTGAGGTCACACAGATCAAACCAGAAGAGGGAGAGCTGGAAGCTTTGGGAGTCCTAATGGTGTCCTCTGAACAACACCAACAACATCTGCAGCCTCATCCTCCTGCTTTCAGAGCATTTGTTCCTAAGACAGAACCAGACTGTTTCCCTTTAAACCCACCTAGTTTTCAGGTAAAAACTGAGCCTGGTATTTTTGAGGTGCTGCAGAGAGAGTCTGCTTTGATTGTGAAGGAGGAGAATGACAGCTGGAATGAAGTGAAGCTTGAGACGCTAGATGAAAATTCAGTGGGGGATTCTTGCCTGGAGAAAAACACag CTTCCTCCTCCCTGATTTTTCCGTGTCCTCATTGCTCTGTTACTTTCACTGACTTTACATACTTGGAAAAACACCTCAAATGGTGCCATCGAAGCGAATACCTAGCATGGGTAAAAAAACACAAAGTCTACAACTGCTCTAAAATATCTTCCAGGATGCTCAGCTGCTCATCGTGCCACTATCGGTTCTTCTCTCAAAGACAGCTGGAGACCCATGTGCGCAAAGCCCACCTCCCTACACCCAAACCTATCCGAAAACGCTACACCTGCCCACAGTGTGATCGCAGCTTCGATTACATCGGCAACCTGAAAAACCACTGCCACAGATGCCATGGCTTAGCCACGGTGTGTAAAGATGGACAAATTAGCTGTGCTAAATGTGGTCAAAGCTTTGCTGGAGTCTGGGGTCTCGGACCACATCGCTGCCATGAGGAGGAGAAGAAACCCAAGGTGGGTGTCGAGGAACCCATTTGCAGGGACCGTGGCTATCTGTGCCGAGACTGTGGCAAGAACTGCTCTACACTTCAGTGCCTGACGATACACAAACGCATTCATACTGGCGAGAAGCCTTGCGTCTGCGAAGACTGCGGCCGTGGATTTCATGATATGGGGAGTCTGCGGAATCACAAAGTCATACATACAGGAATCCGGCCTTACGAGTGTCCCGAATGTGGTAAAGCGTTCGCAAGGATGGCCCACCTCAGATGTCATCTGCGAACCCACACGGGTGAAAGGCCGTACCCTTGCCCCCAGTGCGGGATGAGCTTCAGCCACCGATCGACGCTTCTCATCCACCAACAAATTCACTCCAaggaaaaaacattttcatgccCAGACTGTGGCAAGATGTTCTCCGCTCTGAGGTACATGAAGGTCCACCAAAGAGTGCACAACTCGGAGCGAATGCTGCAGTGTGGAGAATGTATGAAGACGTTTTCACGGGAGGATGTGCTTAAGAAACACCTACGCATTCACACGGGCGAGCGGCCGTACCAGTGCAACGTCTGCACCAAACGTTTCAACCGCATCTCGCACCTGAAAATCCACATGCGAACACACACCGGCGAGAAACCGTACTGCTGCGAGCAGTGCGGCTCCAGCTACGCTCAATCCGGCGATTTGACCAAACACATGAGGAGACACACGGGGGAAAAACCCTTCGCCTGTTCTGACTGTGACCGCCGCTTCACCAACTCAGGCGACCTGAGCAAGCACAGGCGCAGTCACACAGGCCACAGGCCCTACAAGTGTACAGAGTGTGGGAAGAGTTTTCTCATGCCCCAGCACCTGAAGAtacacaaactgacacacacgGGCGAGAGGCCATACAGCTGCCCACAGTGTCTCCGGACCTTCACTCGCTCGCACCATCTTTCTCAACACATGGAGAAGCACAATAAAGATGGATAG